The following proteins are encoded in a genomic region of Anguilla anguilla isolate fAngAng1 chromosome 15, fAngAng1.pri, whole genome shotgun sequence:
- the LOC118214248 gene encoding hemopexin-like gives MRPLSVSLCLCLALALSQGAPSHHGSMKDHHKDHAPTPHQEDDVLDRCEGIEFDAISPDEKGITFFFKGDRLWRGFHGPSQLLNSSFQEIDDSHHLGHVDAAFRMHHEDGSEPHDHIFFFQDDKVFSYYNHSLEEGFPKDIKEVFPGVPTHLDAAVECPKGECTTDSVLFFKGDNNYHFDIKTRTIKMKHWDQLPNCTAAYRWLERYYCFHGHQFTKFHPVTGAVTGDYPKDARSYFMKCPNFGHGGNDTDRDRCSNGRLDAITVDDLGKAYAFRGQFYMRLDTKRDGWHTFPITHLWKHLASDLDSVFSYKDKLYMIKGDQVYIFKTGATYTLIEGYPKTVKEELGIEGPIDSSFVCGAESTVHVIQGKKMLDIDLLATPRTVTKESLLPFPKIDAALCGPDGVKVFVGPVYFHYETPALLALSRIQPEPHKTSVEMLGCDH, from the exons ATGCGACCGCTCTCCGTCTCGCTGTGCCTGTGTCTGGCCCTGGCTTTGAGCCAGGGCGCCCCCTC gcATCATGGCTCAATGAAAG ATCACCACAAGGACCACGCCCCAACACCTCACCAAGAGGATGACGTCCTGGATCGCTGTGAGGGGATCGAGTTTGATGCCATAAGTCCTGATGAGAAGGGCATCACCTTCTTCTTCAAAG GTGACCGGTTGTGGAGGGGCTTCCATGGCCCATCCCAGCTCCTGAACAGCTCTTTCCAGGAAATCGATGACAGTCACCACCTGGGCCACGTAGACGCCGCCTTCCGCATGCACCACGAGGACGGGTCCGAGCCACACGACCACATCTTCTTCTTCCAG GATGACAAGGTCTTCAGCTACTACAACCACTCTTTGGAGGAGGGCTTTCCCAAGGACATCAAGGAGGTGTTTCCTGGGGTTCCAACCCACCTGGATGCTGCAGTGGAGTGTCCCAAGGGCGAGTGCACCACCGACTCTGTGCTTTTCTTCAAGG gTGATAACAACTACCACTTTGACATTAAAACCCGAACAATTAAGATGAAACACTGGGATCAACTCCCCAACTGCACGGCTGCCTACCGCTGGCTCGAGCGCTACTACTGTTTCCATGGGCACCAGTTCACCAAGTTCCACCCGGTCACCGGGGCTGTGACAGGGGATTACCCCAAAGACGCCCGCAGCTACTTCATGAAGTGCCCCAATTTCG GCCATGGGGGTAATGACACAGACAGGGATCGCTGCAGCAATGGGCGTCTAGATGCCATCACTGTGGATGACCTGGGAAAGGCCTACGCTTTCAGGG GCCAATTCTACATGCGTTTGGACACCAAGCGGGACGGCTGGCACACCTTCCCCATCACCCACCTCTGGAAGCACCTGGCCAGCGACCTGGATTCTGTGTTCTCCTACAAAGATAAACTCTACATGATCAAG GGTGACCAGGTGTACATCTTTAAAACCGGAGCGACCTACACGCTCATAGAAGGGTACCCCAAAACTGTGAAAGAGGAACTGGGAATCGAGGGCCCCATTGATTCTTCCTTCGTGTGCGGAGCCGAATCCACGGTTCACGTAATTCAAG GGAAAAAGATGCTAGACATCGACTTGTTGGCCACGCCTCGCACCGTGACAAAGGAGTCTCTGCTGCCTTTCCCCAAGATAGACGCAGCCTTGTGCGGCCCTGACGGGGTCAAAGTGTTTGTGGGGCCGGTGTACTTCCATTACGAAACCCCCGCGCTCCTGGCTCTCAGTCGCATCCAGCCAGAACCTCACAAGACCTCCGTGGAGATGCTGGGCTGCGACCACTAG